The following are encoded together in the Capsulimonas corticalis genome:
- a CDS encoding sulfate ABC transporter substrate-binding protein, translating into MHLNKTIKAFGALLTAAAALAPATAVHAQKLLNVSYDPTRELYQDYNTAFAKYWKDHTGQNIHIDQSHGGSGAQSRAVSEGLEADVVTLALAYDIDAVQKSGLINPGWQGRLPYNSSPYTSTIVFVVRHGNPKHIKDWSDLARPGVGVVTPNPKTGGGARWNYLAAWGYALKQKGGNDATARGLVTKIYHNVVALDSGARGATTTFTQRGLGDVLIAWENEALLITKDLGKGQYDLVVPSVSILAEPPVAVVDKNVDRHHTRTLATTYLNYLYTPEGQAIAARHYYRPRVPSIARKYAGQFAKVNLFTVDSLFGGWQAIQAKHFSDGGVFDQIYHK; encoded by the coding sequence ATGCATCTCAATAAAACCATAAAGGCGTTCGGCGCGCTGCTCACCGCCGCCGCCGCGCTTGCGCCCGCGACTGCGGTCCATGCGCAGAAGCTGCTGAACGTGTCTTACGATCCGACGCGTGAACTTTATCAGGATTACAACACCGCGTTCGCAAAGTACTGGAAAGATCATACAGGGCAGAATATCCATATCGATCAGTCGCATGGCGGTTCCGGCGCGCAGTCCCGCGCCGTCAGCGAAGGGTTGGAAGCGGATGTCGTGACACTGGCGCTCGCCTATGATATCGACGCCGTCCAAAAGTCTGGATTGATCAACCCGGGCTGGCAAGGCCGGCTGCCGTATAACAGCTCGCCCTATACGTCCACGATTGTGTTCGTCGTTCGCCATGGCAACCCGAAGCACATCAAGGATTGGAGCGACCTGGCGCGGCCGGGTGTCGGCGTCGTCACTCCGAACCCGAAGACCGGCGGCGGCGCGCGCTGGAACTACCTGGCGGCGTGGGGCTATGCGCTCAAGCAAAAAGGCGGTAACGACGCCACGGCGCGCGGCCTGGTCACCAAGATCTATCACAATGTGGTGGCTCTGGACTCCGGAGCGCGGGGCGCGACGACCACGTTTACCCAGCGCGGGCTCGGCGATGTGCTGATCGCCTGGGAAAACGAGGCGCTGCTCATCACCAAGGATCTGGGCAAGGGACAGTACGATCTCGTGGTTCCCTCCGTGAGCATTCTCGCGGAGCCGCCGGTGGCCGTCGTGGATAAGAATGTCGACCGGCATCACACGCGCACCCTCGCCACGACGTATTTGAACTATCTCTATACGCCCGAAGGCCAGGCGATCGCCGCGCGGCACTACTACCGACCGCGCGTTCCCTCGATCGCGCGTAAGTACGCCGGGCAATTCGCGAAGGTGAACCTCTTCACTGTGGATTCCCTCTTCGGCGGATGGCAGGCGATCCAGGCCAAGCATTTCAGTGACGGCGGTGTCTTCGATCAGATCTATCACAAATAA
- a CDS encoding sulfate ABC transporter substrate-binding protein: MKLKDTARLLGAFTAVAGALLPLSAHAQKLLNVSYDPTRELYQSYNTAFAKYWLSKTHQNVHVDQSHGGSGKQARAVIDGLDADVVTLALGYDIDAIEDAGLINHGWQSRLPYNSSPYTSTIVFLVRHGNPKHIKDWNDLARPGVGVITPNPKTSGGARWNYLAAYGYALKQKGGNDASARAFVGKLYKNVVALDTGARGATTSFTERGLGDVLIAWENEALLATRDLGPGKYDIVYPSISILAEPPVAVVDKNVARHNTTVLATTYLNWLYTPQGQTIAAQNFYRPRVASIARKYAKYFPKLNLITVDNTFGGWRNAQKVHFSDGGVFDQIYKK; the protein is encoded by the coding sequence ATGAAACTGAAGGACACCGCGCGCTTATTGGGCGCGTTCACCGCCGTTGCCGGGGCTCTGCTGCCCCTTTCCGCTCACGCTCAGAAATTGCTGAACGTTTCTTACGATCCGACGCGTGAGCTGTACCAGAGCTACAACACGGCGTTCGCCAAATACTGGCTCTCCAAAACGCATCAGAACGTGCACGTCGATCAGTCGCACGGCGGCTCCGGCAAGCAGGCCCGCGCGGTCATCGACGGCCTGGACGCGGACGTCGTAACGCTGGCGCTGGGCTACGATATCGACGCCATTGAAGACGCCGGTTTGATCAACCACGGCTGGCAGAGCCGCCTGCCGTACAACAGCTCGCCCTACACCTCCACCATCGTCTTCCTGGTGCGCCATGGTAACCCGAAGCACATCAAGGACTGGAATGACCTGGCGCGGCCCGGTGTCGGCGTCATCACCCCGAACCCGAAGACGAGTGGCGGCGCGCGCTGGAACTACCTCGCGGCCTACGGCTACGCGCTCAAGCAAAAGGGCGGCAATGACGCGTCTGCCCGCGCCTTTGTCGGCAAGCTTTACAAGAATGTCGTCGCGCTGGACACCGGCGCCCGCGGCGCCACGACCTCGTTCACCGAGCGCGGCCTGGGCGACGTCCTGATCGCCTGGGAAAACGAAGCCCTGCTGGCGACCCGCGATCTTGGCCCCGGCAAGTACGATATCGTGTACCCGTCGATCAGCATCCTGGCCGAACCCCCCGTCGCGGTTGTCGATAAGAACGTCGCCCGCCACAATACGACCGTTCTCGCCACCACCTACCTGAACTGGCTGTACACTCCCCAGGGTCAGACCATCGCCGCGCAGAACTTCTACCGCCCGCGCGTCGCTTCGATCGCCCGCAAGTACGCCAAGTACTTCCCGAAGCTCAACCTGATCACCGTGGACAATACGTTCGGCGGCTGGCGCAACGCTCAGAAAGTCCACTTCTCGGACGGCGGCGTGTTCGATCAGATTTATAAGAAGTAA
- a CDS encoding M3 family oligoendopeptidase, with translation MTDLETTTDVRWDLSDLYDSIDDPRIEAVFTALQTRSEAFQAKYKGKIDSADLTAATLGEALREYEAIDVEATKPAAYASLLFSTDTSNAAYGAFMQKMREKGTALSLPTMFFSLELAAAPDDVVTPLLSTPEVSPYKHFVLDTRLHREHMLSETEERLLEETANTGARAWDRLFDEITANAVFKLDGEEMTQPQVLSKLYVADRETRRKAAAAFTEGLQANSRSTGFIFNTLMQDKNVRDRLRKYTYPEQSRHLANELSKETVDLVVDTVYRNYPVVARYYHVKREILGLDTLTHYDRYAPLFQADETLSFEEAHRLILDAFGEFSPIMRERAAEFFDKNWIDAAPAKGKQGGAYCSSVTPDLHPYVFMNYLGKMKDVMTLAHELGHGVHGSLARAQTLLNFYGTLPLAELASTFGEMLVFDKVVAQASIKDKLALYAEKIEGTFATIPRQTAMYRFEKAIHNHRRTQGELTLEDFGNYWHTEIQAMFGDSITMGDEHRLWWSYIGHFTGSPFYVYAYSFGELLALALYRKSQTEGAAFAAKYLDMLSAGGSLTPQDLVAKVGVNLDDPDFWQGGFEVLGGMVARFEELWAEYQAA, from the coding sequence GTGACCGACCTCGAAACCACCACCGACGTACGCTGGGACCTCAGCGATCTCTATGATTCCATCGACGATCCGCGTATCGAAGCGGTTTTTACGGCGTTGCAAACGCGGTCCGAGGCGTTTCAGGCGAAGTACAAAGGCAAGATCGACAGCGCCGACCTGACCGCCGCCACGCTGGGCGAAGCGCTGCGCGAGTACGAGGCCATCGATGTGGAGGCGACCAAGCCGGCGGCCTACGCCTCGCTGCTCTTCTCCACGGACACCTCCAACGCCGCTTACGGCGCTTTTATGCAGAAGATGCGGGAGAAGGGGACGGCGCTGTCGCTGCCGACGATGTTCTTCAGCCTGGAACTCGCCGCCGCGCCGGATGACGTGGTGACGCCCCTGCTGAGCACACCCGAAGTCTCGCCCTACAAGCACTTCGTGCTGGACACCCGCCTGCATCGCGAACATATGCTGAGCGAAACGGAAGAGCGGCTTCTGGAGGAGACGGCGAATACGGGCGCGCGCGCCTGGGACCGGCTTTTCGATGAGATTACCGCGAACGCCGTCTTCAAGCTGGACGGCGAGGAGATGACGCAGCCGCAGGTGCTCTCCAAGCTTTACGTCGCGGACCGAGAGACGCGCCGAAAAGCAGCCGCCGCGTTCACCGAAGGGCTTCAGGCGAACAGCCGCTCCACGGGCTTCATTTTCAACACGCTGATGCAGGATAAAAACGTGCGCGACCGGCTGCGCAAGTATACATACCCCGAACAGTCGCGGCATCTGGCGAACGAGCTGTCCAAAGAGACCGTCGATCTTGTGGTCGACACTGTTTATCGTAACTATCCAGTCGTCGCCCGCTACTACCACGTCAAGCGCGAGATCCTCGGTCTGGATACGCTGACCCACTACGACCGCTATGCGCCGCTCTTCCAGGCCGACGAGACACTGTCGTTTGAAGAAGCGCATCGTCTGATCCTCGACGCGTTTGGAGAGTTTTCGCCCATCATGCGCGAGCGCGCCGCCGAGTTCTTCGACAAGAACTGGATCGACGCCGCGCCGGCGAAGGGAAAGCAGGGCGGCGCCTACTGTTCGTCCGTCACCCCCGACCTGCATCCCTACGTGTTCATGAACTACCTGGGCAAGATGAAGGACGTGATGACCCTCGCCCACGAGCTGGGGCACGGCGTGCACGGCTCCCTGGCGCGCGCGCAGACCTTGCTGAACTTCTACGGCACGCTGCCGCTCGCGGAGCTCGCCAGCACCTTCGGTGAAATGCTCGTGTTCGACAAAGTCGTAGCCCAGGCGTCGATCAAGGACAAGCTGGCGCTCTACGCCGAAAAGATCGAAGGCACATTCGCCACGATCCCACGCCAAACAGCGATGTACCGTTTCGAAAAGGCGATCCACAATCATCGCCGCACGCAGGGTGAACTGACGCTGGAGGACTTCGGCAACTACTGGCACACCGAGATCCAGGCTATGTTCGGCGACTCCATCACGATGGGCGACGAGCACCGCCTCTGGTGGTCCTACATCGGCCACTTCACCGGCTCCCCATTCTACGTCTACGCCTACTCCTTCGGCGAACTGCTGGCGCTCGCTCTCTACCGCAAGTCCCAGACCGAAGGCGCCGCCTTCGCCGCCAAATACCTGGACATGCTGAGCGCCGGCGGCAGCCTGACCCCGCAGGACCTGGTCGCCAAAGTCGGAGTCAACCTCGACGATCCCGATTTCTGGCAAGGCGGCTTCGAGGTGCTAGGCGGCATGGTCGCCCGGTTCGAGGAGCTTTGGGCGGAGTATCAGGCGGCGTAG